In Styela clava chromosome 14, kaStyClav1.hap1.2, whole genome shotgun sequence, the following are encoded in one genomic region:
- the LOC120340976 gene encoding uncharacterized protein LOC120340976: protein MIRSTVLRLARAPLLQKRMSSGFNKYPVLKNKLFGISGNAMLASGFSFFLVAVLVVQKSGYLIPHTIGPGLSPVGRIEIDLTPDELKNR from the exons ATGATTAGGTCAACTGTTCTCAGGCTTGCACGAG CACCACTGCTGCAGAAAAGAATGTCTTCAGGCTTCAATAAATATCCAGTTTTGAAAAACAAACTTTTCGGAATAAGCGGAAATGCCATGCTTGCTTCTGGTTTCTCATTTTTTCTAGTAGCAGTACTGGTG GTTCAGAAAAGTGGATACCTCATTCCACACACCATTGGGCCAGGATTAAGTCCCGTGGGGAGAATTGAAATTGATCTCACTCCCGATGAGCTGAAAAACCGATAA
- the LOC120340827 gene encoding microfibril-associated glycoprotein 4-like isoform X2: MQPGNATLVLFLSCVVFLPPTRSSSQADLGLCSQVYLMHQYCTRQKINNIPEDDFVSSRSGVRVGKAGPPGPPGRRGEAAVINYTKIFAKMEQKFGDIKLEFDKKSLMYDEMAEQTKRNQILIEELQKNCQTVKPEYAKSTDEKGGVYDIFRNNKRYEVYCDLTTDDGGWIVFQRRQDGSENFYRTWNDYAKGFGNKTGEFWLGLDALHALTLNGEYELRIDLLDKEGNTAYAKYSTFSVGGKSTNYAMNVGSYSGSAGDSMAYHNGMPFSTRDQDNDKWSLHCGDFTRGGWWFKSCMHSHLNGNYNGEGDSRAGPAGLYWHHWKGSGHSLGGTEMMFRKSD, encoded by the exons ATGCAGCCTGGTAACGCAACTTTAGTTCTGTTCTTGAGTTGTGTCGTGTTTCTCCCTCCTACTCGTTCATCATCACAAGCCGATCTTGGGTTATGCTCGCAGGTTTACTTGATGCATCAATATTGCACGAGACAAAAAATCAACAACATACCTGAAGATGATTTTGTAAGCAGTCGTAGCGGGGTTCGAGTGGGTAAAGCAGGGCCTCCTGGGCCACCAGGACGGCGGGGAGAAGCAGCAGTGATAAACTACACAAAGATTTTTGCTAAAATGGAACAAAAGTTTGGAG ATATTAAATTGGAGTTTGATAAGAAATCATTGATGTATGACGAGATGGCTGAGCAAACAAAGAGGAATCAGATTTTGATTGAAGAACTTCAAAAAA ATTGCCAAACCGTGAAGCCTGAATACGCAAAATCAACTGATGAAAAAGGAGGGGTGTACGATATTTTCAGAAATAACAAACGATACGAAGTATATTGCGATCTTACTACGGATGATGGAGGATGGATC GTGTTTCAGCGTCGTCAAGATGGATCGGAAAATTTTTACAGAACATGGAATGACTACGCTAAAGGATTCGGAAACAAGACAGGAGAATTTTGGTTAG GTCTAGACGCTTTGCATGCATTGACGCTTAACGGAGAATACGAATTGCGAATTGATCTTTTGGATAAAGAAGGTAACACAGCATACGCCAAATACAG CACTTTTTCTGTCGGAGGTAAATCTACCAATTACGCGATGAATGTAGGAAGTTACAGTGGGTCTGCTGGAGATTCTATGGCGTACCATAATGGAATGCCTTTTTCAACACGAGATCAAGATAACGACAAATGGAGTTTGCATTGCGGAGATTTCACAAGAGGTGGATGGTGGTTTAAAAGCTGTATGCATTCTCATTTAAATGGAAACTACAACGGAGAGGGCGATAGTAGAGCCGGTCCTGCTGGGTTGTACTGGCATCACTGGAAAGGCTCCGGTCACTCCCTTGGAGGTACTGAAATGATGTTTCGTAAAAGTGACTAG
- the LOC120340827 gene encoding microfibril-associated glycoprotein 4-like isoform X1: MQPGNATLVLFLSCVVFLPPTRSSSQADLGLCSQVYLMHQYCTRQKINNIPEDDFVSSRSGVRVGKAGPPGPPGRRGEAAVINYTKIFAKMEQKFGDIKLEFDKKSLMYDEMAEQTKRNQILIEELQKNMIQTTIVDCQTVKPEYAKSTDEKGGVYDIFRNNKRYEVYCDLTTDDGGWIVFQRRQDGSENFYRTWNDYAKGFGNKTGEFWLGLDALHALTLNGEYELRIDLLDKEGNTAYAKYSTFSVGGKSTNYAMNVGSYSGSAGDSMAYHNGMPFSTRDQDNDKWSLHCGDFTRGGWWFKSCMHSHLNGNYNGEGDSRAGPAGLYWHHWKGSGHSLGGTEMMFRKSD, translated from the exons ATGCAGCCTGGTAACGCAACTTTAGTTCTGTTCTTGAGTTGTGTCGTGTTTCTCCCTCCTACTCGTTCATCATCACAAGCCGATCTTGGGTTATGCTCGCAGGTTTACTTGATGCATCAATATTGCACGAGACAAAAAATCAACAACATACCTGAAGATGATTTTGTAAGCAGTCGTAGCGGGGTTCGAGTGGGTAAAGCAGGGCCTCCTGGGCCACCAGGACGGCGGGGAGAAGCAGCAGTGATAAACTACACAAAGATTTTTGCTAAAATGGAACAAAAGTTTGGAG ATATTAAATTGGAGTTTGATAAGAAATCATTGATGTATGACGAGATGGCTGAGCAAACAAAGAGGAATCAGATTTTGATTGAAGAACTTCAAAAAA ATATGATTCAAACAACAATCGTAGATTGCCAAACCGTGAAGCCTGAATACGCAAAATCAACTGATGAAAAAGGAGGGGTGTACGATATTTTCAGAAATAACAAACGATACGAAGTATATTGCGATCTTACTACGGATGATGGAGGATGGATC GTGTTTCAGCGTCGTCAAGATGGATCGGAAAATTTTTACAGAACATGGAATGACTACGCTAAAGGATTCGGAAACAAGACAGGAGAATTTTGGTTAG GTCTAGACGCTTTGCATGCATTGACGCTTAACGGAGAATACGAATTGCGAATTGATCTTTTGGATAAAGAAGGTAACACAGCATACGCCAAATACAG CACTTTTTCTGTCGGAGGTAAATCTACCAATTACGCGATGAATGTAGGAAGTTACAGTGGGTCTGCTGGAGATTCTATGGCGTACCATAATGGAATGCCTTTTTCAACACGAGATCAAGATAACGACAAATGGAGTTTGCATTGCGGAGATTTCACAAGAGGTGGATGGTGGTTTAAAAGCTGTATGCATTCTCATTTAAATGGAAACTACAACGGAGAGGGCGATAGTAGAGCCGGTCCTGCTGGGTTGTACTGGCATCACTGGAAAGGCTCCGGTCACTCCCTTGGAGGTACTGAAATGATGTTTCGTAAAAGTGACTAG
- the LOC120340830 gene encoding PDZ domain-containing protein 11-like, protein MAKTRPSEPPPYEAPPPWIPAAQRWKNPIYNSNLSMYLPRVVELKKQVQGQPLGFNIRGGRANEGGVFISKVLAESEAEKLGLKPGDEILSVNNADFTDIPHNEAVEILKRSMELKLKVQYFPYGYDAQMKISGILPM, encoded by the exons ATGGCGAAGACTCGACCATCAGAACCCCCTCCATACGAAGCTCCTCCACCTTGGATCCCAGCAGCTCAGCGATGGAAAAATCCTATTTACAACAGTAACTTGAGCATGTACTTACCAAGAGTGGTAGAACTTAAGAAGCAAGTTCAAGGCCAGCCGCTTGGTTTTAATATTAGAGGCGGGAGGGCGAATGAAGGCGGTGTTTTCATTTCTAAG GTTTTGGCAGAATCTGAAGCGGAGAAACTAGGATTGAAGCCAGGAGATGAGATTTTATCTGTCAATAATGCAGATTTTACTGATATCCCGCATAATGAA gctgtggaaattttaaaaagatCTATGGAGTTGAAGTTGAAAGTTCAGTATTTTCCATATG GTTATGATGCTCAGATGAAAATATCTGGAATATTACCAATGTAA
- the LOC144432059 gene encoding microfibril-associated glycoprotein 4-like — MQPDNAVLVLFLSCVVFLPPTHSSSQADLGLCSQVYLMYQYCTSQQINNIADRNFESRRSVIRVGKAGPPGPQGRRGEAAVVNYTKIFAKMEQKFNDLKLEFDEKSLMYDEMVEQTKSNQILIKELQKNMIQPTIVDCQTVKPEYAKSTDEKGGVYDIFRNNKRYEVYCDLTTDDGGWIMFQRRQDGSENFYRTWNDYARGFGNKTGEFWLGLDALHALTLDGEYELRIDLLDKEGNTAYAKYSTFSVGRKSTNYVLKLGGYSGTAGDSMATHNGMPFSTRDQDNDKWGSHCADFTRGGWWFKSCMYSHLNGNYNGEGDTRAGSAGLYWYHWKGYGYSLGGSTMMFRKKQFL; from the exons ATGCAGCCAGACAATGCAGTTTTAGTTCTGTTCTTGAGTTGTGTCGTGTTTCTTCCTCCAACTCATTCATCTTCACAAGCAGATCTTGGGTTATGCTCGCAGGTTTACCTGATGTATCAATATTGTACGAGTCAACAAATCAACAATATTGCTGATAGGAATTTTGAGAGCAGACGCAGCGTAATTCGAGTGGGTAAGGCAGGGCCTCCTGGACCACAAGGAAGGAGGGGAGAAGCAGCAGTGGTAAACTACACAAAAATTTTTGCCAAAATGGAACAAAAGTTCAAcg ATCTCAAATTggaatttgatgaaaaatcgTTGATGTATGACGAGATGGTTGAGCAAACAAAGAGTAATCAGATTTTGATTAAAGAACTTCAAAAAA ATATGATTCAACCAACAATCGTGGATTGCCAAACCGTGAAGCCTGAATACGCAAAATCAACTGATGAAAAAGGAGGGGTGTACGATATTTTCAGAAATAACAAACGTTACGAAGTATATTGCGATCTTACTACGGATGATGGAGGATGGATC ATGTTTCAGCGTCGTCAAGATGGTTCGGAAAATTTTTATAGAACGTGGAATGACTACGCCAGGGGATTTGGAAATAAAACGGGAGAATTTTGGTTAG GTCTAGACGCTTTGCATGCATTGACACTTGATGGAGAATACGAATTGCGAATTGATCTTTTGGATAAAGAAGGTAACACAGCATACGCCAAATACAG CACTTTTTCCGTCGGACGTAAATCTACCAATTACGTGTTGAAACTGGGAGGTTACAGTGGCACTGCTGGTGATTCTATGGCGACCCATAATGGAATGCCATTTTCAACACGAGATCAAGATAACGACAAATGGGGTTCGCATTGTGCAGATTTTACGAGGGGGGGATGGTGGTTTAAAAGCTGTATGTATTCTCATTTAAACGGAAACTATAACGGAGAAGGCGATACACGAGCAGGTTCTGCTGGGCTGTACTGGTATCATTGGAAAGGCTACGGCTATTCCCTTGGAGGTTCTACAATGATGTTTCGTAAGAAGCAGTTTCTGTAA
- the LOC120340829 gene encoding microfibril-associated glycoprotein 4-like yields MEPGNVILVLFLSCVVLPFSTSQEDRGLCSQVYLMHQYCTSQQISSIAEENFESSRSEVRVGKAGPPGPPGRRGEAAVINYTKIFAKMEQKFNDLQLKFDKKSLMYDEMVEQTKRNQILIEELQTNVIPLTIVDCQTVKPEYAKSTDEKGGVYDIFRNNKRYEVYCDLTTDDGGWIVFQRRQDGSENFYRTWNDYAGGFGNKTGEFWLGLDTLHALTLGGKYELRIDLLDKEGNTAYAKYSTFSVGAISTNYMLNVGGYSGTAGDSMTYHNKMPFSTRDQDNDKWGLHCADFTRGGWWFNGCMHSHLNGNYDGEGNTRAGPAGLYWAHWIGGSSLGGSTMMVRKK; encoded by the exons ATGGAGCCTGGGAATGTAATTTTAGTCTTGTTTTTGAGTTGTGTCGTGCTTCCCTTTTCAACATCCCAAGAAGATCGTGGGTTATGCTCGCAGGTTTACCTCATGCATCAATATTGCACGAGTCAACAAATCAGCAGTATTGCTGAGGAGAATTTTGAGAGCAGTCGTAGCGAGGTTCGAGTGGGTAAAGCAGGGCCTCCTGGACCGCCAGGGCGGCGAGGAGAAGCAGCAGTGATAAACTACACAAAGATTTTTGCCAAAATGGAACAAAAGTTCAATG ATCTCCAATTGAAGTTTGATAAAAAGTCATTGATGTATGACGAGATGGTTGAGCAAACAAAGAGGAATCAGATTTTGATTGAAGAACTTCAAACAA ATGTGATTCCATTAACAATCGTGGATTGCCAAACCGTAAAGCCTGAATACGCAAAATCAACAGATGAAAAAGGAGGGGTGTACGATATTTTCAGAAATAACAAACGTTACGAAGTATATTGCGATCTTACTACGGATGATGGAGGATGGATC GTGTTTCAGCGTCGTCAAGATGGTTCGGAAAATTTTTATAGAACATGGAATGACTACGCCGGGGGATTTGGAAATAAAACAGGCGAATTTTGGTTAG GTCTAGACACTTTGCATGCATTGACACTTGGAGGAAAATACGAACTGCGAATTGATCTTTTGGATAAAGAAGGTAACACAGCATACGCCAAATACAG CACATTTTCCGTCGGAGCTATATCTACCAATTACATGTTGAATGTGGGAGGTTACAGTGGGACTGCTGGAGATTCTATGACGTACCACAATAAAATGCCTTTTTCAACACGAGATCAAGATAACGACAAATGGGGTTTGCATTGCGCAGATTTCACAAGAGGAGGATGGTGGTTCAATGGCTGTATGCATTCTCATTTAAATGGAAACTACGACGGAGAAGGCAATACAAGAGCAGGTCCTGCTGGGTTGTACTGGGCGCATTGGATAGGAGGTTCTTCCCTCGGAGGTTCTACAATGATGGTTCGTAAGAAGTAG